In Glycine soja cultivar W05 chromosome 10, ASM419377v2, whole genome shotgun sequence, the genomic stretch gtaataaaaaagtttttaacaGCCTAAGTTGACAAAAACCGTGAAAGAATCTCCAAATTTCATTTAGTCCTAACAAATGGGTAAAACGTTTTCTTCTTAGGTTGTTTTGGCTTTTCACGCAGTTATAATAGACGCTGTATGTGAACATTCTCACCTTTGATACCGCTATAGAACCTCTTCTGATGTTTTTCCCCCTTCATGATATAATTTGCAGGCACTGCAGCCTTTCCTTGAAGGTTTACTTCAACGTGGTTTGGAAAGATTTGCTACATTCGCCAAAAGCTACAcctaaatttttattatgattgtCCTGATTTTTATAGCAGGGCTACATTTCTAAAAGTGAACATACCTGATTATTTTCATGGCGATCTCATTCTGTCTGAACATTGATTGAATTACTGTTATCATGCCAATTTTTGGTTGCATGAATGGTTATCCCATTTTGAagtgttaattaattatgtataaCTCTGATAGACGGTCTTAATGCAAAATGAACACATCCGACATAATGTTAAAGGTCTGTTCTTAAATCCGCAATCCTAAATTTGTAACGCTGCTTTGAGCACTTCAGAAATGATTGGATTTGGATCCTAGCAAGTAAAATTTGCCAAACCATCTCGAAACTTAAGCTCCAGAGTCCTATGCGGAGTATATAGATACATGTCCTAAAATGAGTATATGTAATTGCTAACAGATAATGGAATAGAAGCTAAGAGATTCCATTTATTGACGCACAAGAATCTGACATGAATGTGGCAGTCATAGTAAAAATTGACTATAgtacaaaataataatgtaacgACAACACATATTTACACCACCATCCTCCAACCCAGGCTACGTACATCAACCGACCACGTAAAAAAATGATGGCAGCTTTTTCCAATGTCTAAACTGAAGCAACCGAAAACAgtgtgtataatcccaacaacACATTATTAGATGAACCGTGTATGTACATACATTCAGTTGCTTGCACTGCCTTCCAACAAGCTCCTCAAGCTACAAAGAGCCTCTGCAGAGAGGCTACAGCATCTCAATTTCCGTTGGCGAGGAGGGGATGGCTCTGGCTCCGCGTGGTCAAGGGAAGAGAAACATACAATGATCACAGTGAGATTGTCGAATGTGTTGAGACGTAATGCCTCCATAACCAGGTCCCTGGCGCATTTCTCTGGGTCATCGTGCCGCCTCAGGCCTTTCCGAACAAGGCTAACAGCATGCTGACTTGACATCACATCCCAGATGCCGTCGCATCCAATGATGAGGAATTCATCATCATCTGTTAGAACCACTTGCCGAAACTCAGGCTCTGCAATCAAAGGTGAGGGAGCACCCTTAGGTAACTTCATGTCCCAGTCCCCTAGTGCTCGAGTAACTGATAAAACCCCATTCAGATAACCATCTTCTATGTAGCCACCCAATTCTTCAACTCGCCTCCGCTCTGATAGATAAATAGGCCTGTGATCTTCAGACATGTCAATGGCCTCTCCTTTGCGACAGAGAACTGCTCGGCAG encodes the following:
- the LOC114369652 gene encoding probable protein phosphatase 2C 49 isoform X3, whose translation is MEDEHIRIDDLSSHLGSLYNFPKPSAFYGVFDGHGGPEAAAYIRKHVIKFFFEDVSFPQTSEVDNVFLEEVEDSLRKAFLLADSALADDCSVNSSSGTTALTALIFGRLLMVANAGDCRAVLCRKGEAIDMSEDHRPIYLSERRRVEELGGYIEDGYLNGVLSVTRALGDWDMKLPKGAPSPLIAEPEFRQVVLTDDDEFLIIGCDGIWDVMSSQHAVSLVRKGLRRHDDPEKCARDLVMEALRLNTFDNLTVIIVCFSSLDHAEPEPSPPRQRKLRCCSLSAEALCSLRSLLEGSASN
- the LOC114369652 gene encoding probable protein phosphatase 2C 49 isoform X2 yields the protein MVAEAEVVCQQNVGVLDVKHFPNKDVKSADRISDAALESAVLQFIPCIRSGSFADIGPRRYMEDEHIRIDDLSSHLGSLYNFPKPSAFYGVFDGHGGPEAAAYIRKHVIKFFFEDVSFPQTSEVDNVFLEEVEDSLRKAFLLADSALADDCSVNSSSGTTALTALIFGRLLMVANAGDCRAVLCRKGEAIDMSEDHRPIYLSERRRVEELGGYIEDGYLNGVLSVTRALGDWDMKLPKGAPSPLIAEPEFRQVVLTDDDEFLIIGCDGIWDVMSSQHAVSLVRKGLRRHDDPEKCARDLVMEALRLNTFDNLTVIIVCFSSLDHAEPEPSPPRQRKLRCCSLSAEALCSLRSLLEGSASN